One genomic segment of Rhinolophus sinicus isolate RSC01 linkage group LG11, ASM3656204v1, whole genome shotgun sequence includes these proteins:
- the ZFP82 gene encoding zinc finger protein 82 homolog isoform X6 codes for MGRLTRHDLQCSSFRGDWKCNGQFEKQHDSQEGHFSQPTYTHEGMPTFGQHPSFTLQQIIHNKETYCATKEYRKTFRHDSQLTTHQIIHTIEKPHECKECGKTFRHPSRLSHHQKIHTGKKPFECKECGKTFICGSDLTRHQRIHTGEKPYECKECGKAFSSGSNFTRHQRIHTGEKPYECKECGKAFSSGSNFTQHQRIHTGEKPYECKECGNAFSQSSQLIKHQRIHTGEKPYECKECEKAFRSGSDLTRHQRIHTGEKPYECKICGKAYSQSSQLISHHRIHTGEKPYDYRECGKTFNYGSQLIQHQNLYW; via the coding sequence AACATGACTCTCAGGAGGGACATTTCAGTCAACCAACATATACCCATGAAGGCATGCCCACTTTTGGTCAGCATCCATCCTTTACATTACAACAAATCATTCATAATAAAGAGACATACTGTGCAACTAAGGAATATAGGAAAACCTTCAGACATGACTCACAGCTTACTACACATCAGATAATTCATACCATTGAGAAACCccatgaatgtaaggaatgtggaaagACCTTTAGacatccttcaagactcagtcATCATCAGAAAATTCATACTGGCAAGAAACCCtttgaatgtaaggaatgtggaaaaaCCTTTATTTGTGGCTCCGACCTCACTcgacatcagagaattcacactggtgagaaaccctatgaatgtaaagaatgtgggaaagcctttagtaGTGGCTCAAACTTCACTcgacatcagagaattcacactggtgagaagccctatgaatgtaaagaatgtgggaaagcctttagtaGTGGCTCAAACTTTactcaacatcagagaattcatacgggggagaaaccctatgaatgtaaggaatgtggcaATGCCTTTAGTCAGAGTTCACAACTTATTAAACATCAGAGAATCCATACaggtgagaaaccctatgaatgtaaggaatgtgaaAAGGCTTTCCGTTCTGGTTCAGACCTTACTCGAcaccagagaattcatactggtgagaagccctatgaatgtaagATATGTGGGAAAGCCTATTCTCAGAGTTCACAACTTATTAGCCATCATAGaattcatactggtgagaaacctTATGATTATAGGGAATGTGGGAAGACCTTTAATTATGGCTCACAGCTTATTCAACATCAAAATTTGTACTGGTGA